In one Sphingobacterium daejeonense genomic region, the following are encoded:
- a CDS encoding SusC/RagA family TonB-linked outer membrane protein: MNYQNYTFPGWNSGVDANNNFISTTVHALPSYVPKNPDGTATYRTELNNYNIGDGIMADLLYGKSKGGEKEYEFINLFEAVAQIMPGLTITGNYTFTYNPIDKFQRRVQAPWSIYPGEISYLGNDQLVENLEHYRKHSLNIFANFNKRFGDHNIGATAGYNQELSLWRNVGGTQTNLLSEDLNDFNLGTGVPLLRGGEESWALQGFFGRINYDFKGRYLLEVNGRYDGTSKFPSGQRYGFFPSFSAGWRIMEEPFLESAKQFVNEAKLRVSYGSLGNAQEASPYGYIPLLGAGNAAYIMNGGRVQYLSSPSPISQDLTWERTSTLNFGADFEFAQNRLTASFDYFIRETLDMLIPGKTLPAVFGASSPKTNAGDLRNVGWELSMAWRDQFELSDKPFGYSFGLGLSDSKAEITRFDNQEYLLNNYYVGQTLGDIWGYRIDGLFQSNEEAANWGVNQDRVDARRLSAPGDWSKLQAGDIRFVDLNGDKAINEGKNTLFDPGDQVIIGNSRARYTFGVNLGANWQGFDVSAFFQGIGKQNWWPGSNADKFWGPYSRPYYSFVPQDFEEDVWTPENPDAYFPLLRGYIALDGNSSLNVKSDRYLQDLAYIRLKNLTIGYSLPISVMSKLKLSNARIYLSGENLWTATKLRSKYIDPEQAAQESNGRAYPYSRTFSFGLDFTF, translated from the coding sequence ATCAATTATCAAAATTATACATTTCCTGGATGGAATAGTGGTGTAGATGCAAATAATAACTTTATATCTACAACTGTTCATGCTTTACCTTCTTATGTCCCCAAAAACCCTGATGGTACAGCCACCTATAGGACGGAATTGAATAATTATAATATAGGAGACGGCATTATGGCAGATTTACTATATGGTAAATCAAAAGGTGGAGAGAAAGAATATGAATTTATCAATTTATTTGAAGCTGTTGCTCAAATAATGCCAGGCTTGACAATCACCGGAAATTATACATTTACTTATAATCCAATTGATAAATTCCAGAGAAGGGTTCAAGCTCCTTGGTCAATTTACCCTGGAGAGATTAGTTATTTAGGGAATGATCAATTGGTAGAGAACCTTGAGCACTATAGAAAGCATTCGTTAAATATCTTTGCGAATTTTAATAAAAGATTTGGTGATCATAATATCGGAGCTACTGCTGGATATAACCAAGAATTAAGTTTATGGCGTAATGTTGGAGGTACGCAAACTAACCTTTTATCGGAGGATCTTAATGATTTCAATTTAGGTACTGGTGTACCTTTATTAAGAGGAGGTGAGGAATCTTGGGCATTGCAGGGATTTTTCGGTAGGATCAATTATGATTTCAAAGGGCGATATCTATTGGAAGTAAATGGACGTTATGATGGTACTTCCAAATTCCCGAGTGGTCAACGATATGGTTTTTTCCCTTCATTTTCTGCAGGATGGAGAATTATGGAAGAGCCATTTTTAGAGTCGGCCAAACAATTTGTTAATGAAGCTAAATTAAGGGTTTCCTATGGCTCTTTGGGTAATGCTCAAGAAGCATCACCTTATGGTTATATTCCATTGTTAGGAGCTGGAAATGCAGCATATATTATGAACGGTGGTCGGGTGCAATACTTAAGTTCTCCTTCACCTATCTCTCAAGACTTAACCTGGGAAAGAACAAGTACACTGAATTTTGGAGCTGATTTTGAATTTGCACAAAACAGATTAACCGCCTCATTCGATTATTTCATCCGTGAGACATTAGATATGTTGATTCCAGGAAAAACTCTTCCGGCAGTTTTTGGAGCTTCATCACCGAAAACGAACGCGGGCGATTTAAGAAATGTGGGATGGGAGTTATCAATGGCTTGGAGAGACCAGTTTGAGTTATCTGATAAGCCCTTTGGATATAGTTTTGGTTTAGGATTGTCTGATTCAAAAGCTGAGATTACGAGATTCGACAACCAAGAATATCTATTGAACAATTATTATGTAGGTCAAACATTGGGTGATATTTGGGGATATCGAATCGATGGTTTATTTCAATCCAATGAAGAGGCTGCTAATTGGGGAGTGAATCAAGACCGTGTTGATGCCCGTCGCTTGTCAGCTCCTGGTGACTGGTCAAAACTGCAAGCTGGAGATATTAGATTTGTTGATCTCAACGGCGATAAAGCAATTAATGAAGGGAAAAACACTTTGTTTGATCCTGGAGATCAGGTTATTATCGGAAATAGCAGAGCAAGATATACCTTTGGAGTTAATCTAGGAGCCAACTGGCAAGGTTTTGATGTGTCGGCATTTTTCCAAGGAATTGGTAAGCAAAATTGGTGGCCAGGTTCAAATGCAGATAAGTTCTGGGGACCATATTCTAGACCATACTACTCATTTGTGCCTCAAGATTTTGAAGAAGATGTATGGACCCCTGAAAATCCAGATGCTTACTTCCCGTTATTAAGAGGATATATCGCATTAGACGGTAACAGTTCATTAAATGTTAAATCAGATCGTTATCTACAGGATCTAGCTTATATAAGGTTGAAGAACTTGACCATTGGTTATTCACTTCCTATATCAGTGATGAGCAAATTAAAATTGAGCAATGCACGGATTTACCTTTCTGGTGAAAATCTATGGACAGCAACTAAACTTCGTTCGAAATATATCGATCCGGAGCAAGCTGCCCAAGAATCAAATGGTAGGGCATATCCATACTCTAGAACTTTTTCATTCGGACTTGACTTTACATTCTAA
- a CDS encoding TonB-dependent receptor plug domain-containing protein — protein sequence MNIRGFASINSANAAPLVLIDGVPVILILSNPKDIESISVLKDAFCCCNLWC from the coding sequence GTGAATATCCGTGGGTTTGCTTCAATTAACTCTGCAAACGCTGCTCCTTTGGTATTGATAGATGGAGTTCCGGTAATATTAATACTATCCAATCCAAAGGATATCGAATCTATTTCAGTTTTGAAAGATGCTTTCTGCTGCTGCAATTTATGGTGCTAG
- a CDS encoding RagB/SusD family nutrient uptake outer membrane protein, whose protein sequence is MNYAEAKAELGTLTQTDLDQTINLLRERVEMPAMQLATANANPDPYIAKDYPLVTGSMKGAILEVRRERRIELVMESFRWDDILRWKSGQLLTRQFKGMYFPSIGKFDLDGDNKEDLWIYEGTKPNASGIQLLKLGSEILLENGNSGNVIINSHIKKVFDEKRDYFYPLPIQELQLNKNLNQNPGLVIFVGFFGKGCSFGQPFFLIV, encoded by the coding sequence TTGAATTATGCAGAAGCTAAGGCTGAGTTAGGAACTTTAACGCAAACTGATTTAGATCAAACTATTAATTTGTTACGCGAAAGAGTTGAAATGCCAGCTATGCAATTAGCTACTGCTAATGCCAACCCAGACCCTTATATTGCTAAGGATTATCCTTTGGTTACAGGTTCAATGAAAGGGGCAATTCTAGAGGTACGCAGAGAACGTAGAATAGAATTGGTTATGGAATCATTTCGTTGGGATGATATCCTGAGATGGAAAAGTGGGCAATTGTTGACACGTCAATTTAAAGGAATGTATTTCCCAAGCATTGGCAAATTTGACCTTGATGGAGATAATAAGGAAGATTTGTGGATATATGAAGGAACAAAACCAAACGCCTCCGGTATTCAACTTTTAAAACTTGGTTCTGAAATTCTTTTGGAAAATGGGAATAGTGGTAATGTGATTATTAATTCGCATATCAAAAAAGTTTTTGATGAGAAACGGGATTACTTTTACCCTCTTCCTATTCAAGAGTTACAACTAAATAAAAATCTTAATCAAAATCCAGGCTTGGTAATTTTTGTAGGATTTTTTGGAAAGGGCTGTTCATTCGGACAGCCCTTTTTTTTGATTGTATGA
- a CDS encoding RagB/SusD family nutrient uptake outer membrane protein: MKLSFNKISKIKIAIFMMGIGTLSSCSDFLDRVPEDEIVDETYWQTQEQLEMAVTGIYSRVKAKNIVDMENMGENTMWPTTTEYKDIGSGVFPVTQPTVDNEWRNMYRDIRESNAFLANYERAQETEPGANARLAAEVRVIRALGYSFLTSFYGDIPLVLVPLDPDDPQLYEGRNSQKEVVDFLLKELDEAAAILPEKIPSGKDLGRVSKGTALALKARIALAYGRYDVAEKAAKDVMDMGVYKLYSNGDPKTAYYDLFTRNGKLALGNNKETLFARLHKMDVIMHNLSREIQVPDQFARFVPTKSLVDSYLCIDGLPIEKSPLYKDATYEDVFKNRDPRMTQTILTPGDKWGGRYDGRPVSENADPSIFMVPKFTQDGRGSVTTTGYYYKKYVDLSAVPNYNRDDNDIHHIRYAEVLLTYAEARMEQGKLTQDDLDKTINLLRDRVWDETHGVKFLGPKWHGCTHGNPS; encoded by the coding sequence ATGAAATTATCATTCAATAAAATAAGTAAGATCAAGATTGCCATCTTCATGATGGGCATTGGTACTTTGAGCAGCTGCAGTGATTTCTTGGATCGCGTTCCCGAGGATGAGATCGTTGATGAAACTTACTGGCAGACTCAGGAACAGCTAGAAATGGCAGTTACTGGGATTTACTCCAGAGTAAAGGCTAAGAATATCGTCGATATGGAAAACATGGGTGAGAATACCATGTGGCCAACGACAACCGAATACAAGGATATTGGATCTGGGGTTTTTCCAGTTACCCAACCCACAGTTGACAATGAATGGCGCAATATGTACCGTGATATCCGGGAGTCGAATGCCTTCTTGGCGAATTATGAGCGTGCTCAAGAAACCGAACCAGGTGCAAATGCACGATTAGCCGCAGAAGTCAGGGTAATCCGTGCGCTAGGGTACAGCTTTTTGACTTCCTTTTACGGAGATATTCCTTTGGTATTGGTTCCTTTGGATCCCGATGATCCTCAATTATATGAGGGTAGAAATTCTCAAAAAGAAGTTGTTGATTTTCTTTTAAAGGAGTTGGATGAGGCTGCGGCAATTTTGCCTGAGAAAATTCCTTCGGGCAAGGATTTGGGTCGTGTAAGCAAGGGGACAGCCTTGGCTCTGAAAGCTAGAATTGCTTTGGCTTATGGCCGTTATGATGTGGCTGAAAAGGCTGCTAAGGACGTAATGGATATGGGCGTATATAAATTGTACAGCAACGGCGATCCAAAAACAGCATATTACGATTTATTTACCCGCAATGGCAAATTGGCATTAGGAAACAATAAGGAAACATTGTTTGCCCGTTTACACAAAATGGATGTCATTATGCACAACTTGAGCAGGGAGATTCAAGTTCCAGATCAATTTGCTCGTTTCGTTCCTACAAAATCTCTAGTAGATTCTTATCTATGTATTGATGGGTTACCGATTGAGAAGTCTCCATTGTATAAAGATGCTACTTATGAGGATGTTTTCAAGAACAGGGATCCAAGGATGACTCAGACGATCCTTACGCCAGGTGATAAATGGGGTGGCCGTTATGATGGCAGACCAGTTTCTGAGAATGCCGATCCAAGTATTTTTATGGTTCCGAAATTCACTCAGGATGGTCGAGGTTCTGTTACTACAACGGGATATTATTACAAGAAATATGTAGACCTTTCTGCTGTTCCAAATTACAATCGTGATGATAATGATATCCATCATATCCGTTATGCTGAAGTGTTGTTGACTTATGCAGAAGCAAGGATGGAACAAGGGAAATTAACGCAAGATGATTTAGATAAAACTATTAACCTATTGCGTGACCGTGTTTGGGATGAAACACATGGAGTTAAGTTTCTTGGCCCAAAATGGCATGGATGTACGCACGGAAATCCGTCGTGA
- a CDS encoding RagB/SusD family nutrient uptake outer membrane protein — MDVRTEIRRERRVELVLEGQRYFDVRRWKEGDRLGKDIEGVKASWFPSLAGSAYRKNAQGFLVVQWNRAFESPKNYLWPVPQTQIDRNPNLGQNPGW; from the coding sequence ATGGATGTACGCACGGAAATCCGTCGTGAGCGAAGGGTAGAGTTGGTTTTGGAAGGACAGCGTTATTTTGATGTTAGAAGATGGAAAGAAGGAGATCGCCTTGGTAAGGATATCGAAGGAGTTAAAGCTTCTTGGTTTCCTTCATTGGCAGGTTCTGCTTACAGGAAAAATGCTCAGGGCTTTTTGGTGGTTCAATGGAACCGCGCATTCGAAAGTCCTAAGAATTATTTGTGGCCAGTTCCACAAACCCAAATTGACAGAAATCCAAACTTAGGACAAAATCCAGGCTGGTAA
- a CDS encoding SusC/RagA family TonB-linked outer membrane protein, with translation MEVGGYHGGQSNPVAIATDGGTNNFTSQEITANISATINLMKGLDLRGQYGLVKYNSKRNRLLKTINYYSPDDDKLIYQSNFPNSIRMDHYSQTYQTFVGTATYRTSILDKHNITGLLGYSLEETVGADFWASRQNLPVQDLESLAVGTENQLNNSSSTQNALMSFFGRLNYDYQSKYLLEGNFRYDGSSRFHPDVRWNWFGSFSAGWVFSEEAFFQDLKSFWNFAKLRGSFGTQGNDKVGRDFPYMATLASVQITSNNPIGDEGQVGFRQTFIPNRFITWESSEKTNIGLDLAFLNSRLSVTGEYFINNTKSIILNPPLPDVIGVGTGYPAQNSGEVQNKGWEVVVGWKDKVGELSYSANFNLSDVKNKITKLENYATNLGDKVRLEGYPLDAFYGFEADRIAQESDFTVVDGKYVPNFPFQKGDLVAPGDLIYVPQDPDATAITALNDRVILGSDIPRYTYGFRGDLAYKGFDFSFFLQGVGKADGYLGGSARHPFINNSAMPQEIHLDRWTPENTDASYPRLVYMRTHNTRLSSQWIEDASYLRLKNIQLGYTFPTDWMEKVRVSKMRIFVSADNLFTKTNFFYGYDPEIPSGNTGNFYPQVKTYVVGINFNLK, from the coding sequence ATGGAAGTTGGGGGCTATCATGGTGGGCAGAGCAATCCAGTAGCTATTGCAACCGATGGTGGTACGAATAACTTTACTTCACAAGAAATCACTGCGAACATTTCTGCTACCATCAATCTGATGAAAGGATTGGACTTGCGTGGACAATATGGCTTGGTGAAATATAATTCGAAGAGAAATAGGTTGTTGAAGACCATTAATTATTATAGTCCTGATGATGATAAATTAATTTATCAATCGAACTTCCCGAACAGTATCCGCATGGACCACTATTCACAGACTTATCAGACATTTGTTGGAACGGCAACTTATAGGACTTCTATTTTAGATAAACATAATATCACAGGTCTATTAGGGTATTCATTGGAGGAAACTGTAGGAGCAGATTTTTGGGCATCTCGCCAGAATCTACCTGTTCAAGATCTTGAATCATTGGCAGTAGGTACAGAAAATCAATTAAACAATAGTTCAAGTACACAGAATGCATTGATGTCCTTCTTTGGGCGTTTGAATTATGATTATCAGAGTAAGTATCTTCTTGAAGGAAACTTCCGTTATGATGGGTCATCCCGATTCCATCCTGATGTTCGTTGGAACTGGTTTGGTTCATTTTCTGCTGGTTGGGTTTTCTCAGAGGAAGCATTTTTCCAAGACTTGAAGAGTTTCTGGAATTTTGCAAAACTTAGAGGTTCATTCGGTACGCAAGGTAATGATAAAGTAGGCCGTGATTTCCCTTATATGGCAACTCTTGCATCTGTTCAGATTACTAGCAACAACCCTATAGGAGATGAAGGTCAAGTTGGATTTAGGCAGACCTTTATTCCTAATAGATTTATTACTTGGGAATCGTCCGAAAAAACGAATATCGGTTTAGATTTAGCTTTCCTGAACAGCAGATTGAGCGTAACAGGAGAGTACTTTATCAATAACACCAAATCAATTATCCTTAATCCGCCTTTGCCAGATGTAATCGGGGTTGGTACTGGTTATCCAGCGCAAAACTCAGGTGAAGTTCAGAACAAGGGTTGGGAAGTTGTTGTAGGGTGGAAAGATAAAGTTGGTGAATTAAGCTATTCAGCAAACTTCAACCTATCGGATGTCAAGAACAAGATTACAAAACTGGAGAATTATGCTACCAATCTCGGCGATAAGGTTCGTCTAGAAGGATATCCATTGGATGCTTTTTATGGCTTTGAGGCAGATAGGATTGCACAAGAGAGTGATTTTACCGTTGTGGACGGTAAGTATGTTCCAAATTTCCCATTTCAGAAGGGTGATTTAGTTGCTCCTGGAGATTTGATTTATGTACCACAAGATCCTGATGCAACAGCTATCACAGCATTGAATGACCGTGTTATTTTAGGGAGTGATATCCCACGTTATACTTATGGTTTTAGGGGAGATCTAGCCTACAAAGGTTTTGATTTCAGTTTCTTTCTACAGGGGGTAGGCAAGGCAGATGGATACTTAGGTGGTTCAGCACGTCATCCATTTATAAACAACAGTGCTATGCCACAAGAGATCCACTTGGATCGTTGGACTCCAGAAAACACTGATGCTTCGTACCCAAGATTGGTTTACATGCGTACGCACAATACACGTTTGTCTTCCCAATGGATTGAAGACGCATCTTACCTAAGATTGAAGAATATCCAATTGGGTTACACTTTCCCGACCGACTGGATGGAAAAAGTAAGGGTTTCTAAAATGAGAATTTTTGTTTCTGCGGACAACTTATTCACGAAAACGAATTTCTTTTACGGTTATGATCCGGAAATCCCATCAGGAAATACAGGGAACTTCTATCCACAAGTTAAGACCTATGTTGTAGGTATCAATTTTAACCTTAAATAG
- a CDS encoding SusC/RagA family TonB-linked outer membrane protein, with translation MKKNYAFLSILMGLSLCSWADSRPAFLSENLGLKHSVYKQETIRGLVQSSTGESIAGASIRNLSTGSTVQSDAEGRFEIAGQVGQQLRISIIGYETQTLSISSSTMNVQLAASDEALEEVVVVGYGTQKKVNLTGAVATLGGEELESRPIANIGQGLQGQLPGLTIKNNNTGPGDSAPQIRIRGIGTWGDANPLIVIDGIPGGNMNILNPDDIENISVLKDAASSSIYGVRGANGVILVTTKKGKSGAPSLNFSSYYGWQTPTALPKFLGSVDYMILQNEANENAGQGPTYSEEQIEIARNGSDPNYFANTNWIDEVYKKSAPQQNYNLSLQGGSDKTSYYASYGYLGEGGLVIGDNFKAGRHNARLRMSTEILDRVQLDGNLGYVDRGTYGSASGNDPLSMATSIRPLVPVHFTNGSWGLSWWAEQSSSYCNRWWYE, from the coding sequence ATGAAGAAGAATTACGCTTTTCTATCCATTTTGATGGGATTGAGTTTATGTTCATGGGCAGATTCAAGGCCGGCTTTTTTATCAGAGAATTTAGGTCTCAAGCATTCTGTCTATAAGCAAGAAACTATCCGAGGATTAGTCCAAAGCTCTACTGGTGAGTCTATCGCTGGAGCATCTATTAGAAATCTCAGTACCGGCAGTACAGTTCAATCTGATGCCGAAGGAAGGTTTGAAATTGCGGGTCAGGTTGGCCAACAATTGCGGATTTCCATTATTGGTTATGAAACTCAAACGTTATCGATCAGTTCGTCTACGATGAATGTTCAACTGGCTGCGAGCGATGAGGCCTTGGAAGAGGTTGTTGTTGTCGGTTATGGCACCCAGAAGAAGGTGAATTTGACGGGAGCAGTTGCTACGTTAGGGGGCGAGGAGCTTGAAAGCAGGCCAATTGCGAATATTGGTCAGGGATTGCAAGGTCAATTGCCAGGATTGACAATCAAGAACAATAATACAGGTCCGGGGGACTCCGCGCCTCAAATCCGTATACGCGGTATTGGTACATGGGGAGATGCTAATCCATTGATCGTAATCGATGGGATTCCTGGTGGAAATATGAACATCCTGAATCCGGATGATATCGAGAACATTTCTGTTCTGAAGGATGCTGCTTCATCTTCTATTTATGGTGTCCGTGGTGCTAACGGAGTTATTTTAGTAACTACCAAAAAAGGAAAATCTGGAGCACCAAGCCTGAATTTCAGCAGCTATTATGGATGGCAAACTCCTACAGCGCTGCCTAAATTCCTGGGTTCTGTTGATTACATGATTCTGCAGAATGAAGCAAATGAGAATGCAGGCCAGGGTCCGACTTATTCTGAGGAACAAATTGAGATTGCCAGAAATGGATCTGATCCTAATTATTTTGCCAATACCAATTGGATCGATGAGGTTTATAAGAAAAGTGCTCCTCAACAGAACTACAACCTGAGTTTGCAGGGTGGATCTGACAAAACTAGTTATTACGCATCCTATGGATACTTGGGAGAAGGTGGTTTGGTTATCGGTGATAACTTTAAAGCAGGCCGTCACAATGCAAGGCTAAGAATGAGTACTGAGATTTTGGACCGTGTTCAATTAGATGGTAATCTGGGTTATGTTGACCGCGGAACTTATGGTTCTGCATCCGGTAATGATCCATTATCTATGGCTACTTCCATACGTCCTTTGGTACCTGTTCATTTCACGAATGGAAGTTGGGGGCTATCATGGTGGGCAGAGCAATCCAGTAGCTATTGCAACCGATGGTGGTACGAATAA
- a CDS encoding RagB/SusD family nutrient uptake outer membrane protein, producing the protein MKKLEDLETYHWYGKVLSPDDSVALKKARDPRVLIVDSIMADLDFAIANMSDAKSDEKVTKWTALALKSRVALFEGTFRKYHKDLNLPNANKYFELAASASKELIESGQYSLFTGAGADSYGRLFNSVNSISQEVILSRKFSDALQIWHNVNYYTITASYGKPGLEKSLVNSYLMKDGSRFTDKPNYDKMVFLDEIKDRDPRLKQTIRTPGYTRIGGAAPIAPNFGHSVTGYQLIKFCG; encoded by the coding sequence ATGAAAAAGTTAGAAGATTTGGAGACGTACCATTGGTATGGCAAAGTATTAAGCCCTGATGACTCTGTAGCATTGAAAAAAGCACGAGATCCTAGGGTTCTCATTGTTGATTCAATTATGGCTGATCTAGATTTTGCTATTGCAAATATGTCAGATGCAAAATCTGACGAGAAAGTCACTAAATGGACTGCATTAGCATTAAAATCAAGGGTAGCTTTATTTGAAGGTACGTTCAGAAAGTATCATAAGGATCTAAACCTCCCAAATGCAAATAAATATTTTGAATTAGCTGCATCAGCATCGAAAGAGCTGATAGAGTCAGGTCAATACAGTCTATTTACAGGAGCCGGCGCAGATTCTTACGGTAGACTATTCAACTCAGTCAACAGTATCTCACAGGAAGTTATTCTTTCGAGAAAATTCTCTGATGCACTTCAGATTTGGCATAACGTAAATTATTATACCATAACTGCATCTTATGGAAAACCTGGTTTAGAAAAAAGTTTGGTTAATTCTTATCTCATGAAAGACGGTAGTCGTTTTACAGATAAGCCGAATTACGATAAAATGGTGTTTTTGGACGAAATTAAGGACAGGGATCCAAGACTTAAACAAACAATCAGAACACCTGGTTACACCAGAATTGGAGGTGCTGCTCCAATTGCTCCAAACTTTGGACATTCAGTAACTGGTTATCAATTGATCAAGTTTTGTGGGTGA
- a CDS encoding WGR domain-containing protein, whose amino-acid sequence MFTHLEYIDGSSDKFWEISTNGKSHTVSYGKNGTSGQSKTKEFDSEEECEKDAKKLINEKIKKGYSEDGTSGSKRI is encoded by the coding sequence ATGTTTACACACCTTGAATATATTGACGGTAGTTCAGATAAGTTTTGGGAAATCAGTACGAATGGTAAAAGTCATACAGTCTCCTATGGTAAAAACGGAACCTCTGGTCAAAGTAAAACAAAGGAGTTTGATTCAGAGGAGGAATGTGAAAAGGATGCCAAGAAATTAATCAATGAGAAAATAAAGAAAGGTTATTCCGAGGATGGAACATCTGGTTCAAAAAGAATCTGA
- a CDS encoding GLPGLI family protein: protein MKVFKIDYLSIAEGQTLDKNSSNFNLRAWVNDSFNKVVTNEEDNGAQILNKTNNKSFLLFAPSEEYHILEEENNDAYNSENENLPFELSSETKNIAGYPCKLAIVKIDPELDDEDNLIKIWYTDKIPVLYWGQFSFLKNIPGAALEVMIGKNGFKAVDINQENVPTNFFEIPETYTEFEMETEDEETEDSAIGADTQIDEDRFLYYDESENYLGLKDENDKQITKAEYGYFDYFKGGITTVIDAEGNFGSMDKNGNIKIPFKYDFLSYDEINQQYIYGIGEKYGILSATDQPIINAEYDMVSHMNKGYVSVNKDEKYGIVDKNGKLIVPITYPLIMEFNDEVFVTTDEDHYNLYNIKTNKPVSDDYDLIALSETDPVHLVQKGDNYGFIDNFGKVVIPIQFTAATNFDDGHASVETKDGEMIFINIKGEKVDIE from the coding sequence TTGAAAGTATTTAAAATTGATTATTTATCAATTGCAGAAGGTCAAACGTTGGATAAAAATTCCAGCAATTTTAATCTCAGAGCATGGGTAAACGATTCTTTCAATAAGGTCGTGACCAATGAAGAAGATAACGGCGCTCAGATCCTAAATAAAACAAATAATAAATCTTTCCTCCTCTTTGCTCCTTCTGAAGAATATCACATTTTAGAAGAGGAAAACAATGATGCATATAATTCAGAAAATGAAAATTTACCATTTGAACTTTCGAGTGAAACCAAGAATATAGCAGGATACCCTTGCAAATTAGCAATTGTGAAGATAGATCCGGAATTAGATGATGAAGATAATTTGATCAAAATCTGGTATACCGATAAAATCCCTGTTCTTTATTGGGGCCAATTTTCATTCTTGAAAAATATTCCCGGTGCAGCTTTAGAAGTTATGATTGGCAAAAATGGATTTAAGGCAGTTGATATCAATCAAGAAAATGTTCCAACGAACTTCTTTGAAATACCTGAAACCTATACTGAATTTGAAATGGAAACAGAAGATGAGGAGACAGAAGATTCCGCCATTGGTGCAGATACGCAGATTGATGAGGACAGGTTTTTGTATTATGACGAATCTGAAAACTACCTTGGCCTAAAAGATGAAAACGATAAGCAGATAACGAAAGCGGAGTATGGTTACTTTGATTATTTTAAGGGTGGAATTACAACGGTAATTGATGCAGAAGGAAATTTTGGATCAATGGATAAGAATGGAAACATAAAAATCCCATTTAAATATGACTTCCTTTCTTATGATGAGATCAATCAACAATATATTTATGGTATAGGAGAAAAATATGGAATCCTCTCTGCAACTGACCAGCCAATAATTAACGCAGAATATGATATGGTCAGTCATATGAACAAAGGCTATGTTTCAGTAAATAAAGATGAAAAATATGGTATTGTAGATAAAAATGGAAAATTGATCGTCCCTATCACCTACCCCTTAATTATGGAATTTAACGATGAAGTGTTTGTGACCACAGATGAGGATCATTATAACCTATATAATATCAAAACCAATAAACCGGTTAGCGACGATTACGACCTAATTGCCCTTTCTGAAACCGACCCTGTCCATTTGGTTCAAAAGGGAGATAATTATGGATTTATTGACAATTTTGGAAAAGTAGTGATTCCTATACAATTCACGGCTGCCACTAATTTTGATGATGGACACGCATCCGTAGAAACCAAAGATGGTGAAATGATTTTCATCAATATCAAAGGTGAAAAAGTAGATATCGAATAA